One part of the Zerene cesonia ecotype Mississippi chromosome 2, Zerene_cesonia_1.1, whole genome shotgun sequence genome encodes these proteins:
- the LOC119834511 gene encoding uncharacterized protein LOC119834511 produces the protein MNSDITTFYVAMERGGVFIFILLITSVLSYTTSKDYSSEENERFNELSIQDDETEVLSNYEVTEIVIDVPNNATLGPIIANYTIARPLNLAATPVPATQTTESVTKTTTNVENKTQKSYISIFHIKAEFDKNGRENNKVNVTDTSGFKDYIIGLRKGIVDGFNSFFARPILFLKNLRHKGYDISNRLPKINSDY, from the exons ATGAATTCTGACATTACAACGTTTTATGTGGCGATGGAGCGTGGAggcgtttttattttt ATACTTCTTATTACTTCTGTGCTAAGTTACACAACATCAAAAGATTATTCGAGCGAGGAAAATGAACGTTTCAACGAACTAAGTATCCAGGATGATGAAACAGAAGTGCTTTCAAACTATGAAGTTACAGAAATAGTTATTGATGTACCAAATAATGCAACTTTGGGACCTATTATAGCAAATTACACGATTGCTAGGCCCCTTAATCTCGCTGCTACACCTGTACCTGCTACACAGACCACAGAATCtgttacaaaaacaacaaccaatgttgaaaataaaacacagaagAGCTACATAAgcatttttcacataaaagcTGAGTTTGACAAAAATGGCAGAGAAAATAACAAAGTGAATGTCACGGATACTTCAGGCTTCAAAGATTATATAATTGGCTTAAGAAAGGGTATTGTGGATGGTTTTAACAGTTTCTTTGCGAGGCCGATTTTATTCTTGAAAAATTTAAGGCACAAGGGATATGATATAAGTAATAGActaccaaaaataaattcagaCTATTGA